A genomic segment from Microcoleus sp. bin38.metabat.b11b12b14.051 encodes:
- a CDS encoding helix-turn-helix transcriptional regulator: protein MGLVRLRIRELAAENGWTLTEVADRSGVHYSTLKNYARSPGLATVDVTYLQKLARTFDVLIEDLFEVVEE, encoded by the coding sequence ATGGGATTGGTGAGGTTGCGAATTCGAGAGCTGGCTGCCGAAAATGGCTGGACTTTGACAGAGGTTGCCGATCGATCGGGAGTCCACTACAGCACGCTGAAAAATTACGCCCGATCGCCCGGATTAGCAACCGTTGACGTTACTTATCTGCAAAAATTAGCTCGAACTTTTGATGTGTTGATAGAAGACTTGTTTGAGGTTGTGGAAGAATAG
- a CDS encoding helix-turn-helix transcriptional regulator → MSRGELIKLRIREFAAREGWTLKEVADRSGVSYNTVKSYARSPGMTMADIGALLKLARTFDVSIEQLLDFVE, encoded by the coding sequence ATGTCAAGAGGCGAATTAATAAAATTACGAATTCGAGAGTTTGCTGCTAGGGAAGGTTGGACGCTCAAAGAAGTAGCCGATCGCTCCGGGGTATCCTACAACACTGTCAAAAGTTACGCCCGATCGCCCGGTATGACAATGGCTGACATCGGTGCTCTACTAAAATTGGCGCGGACGTTTGATGTGTCGATCGAACAATTGTTGGATTTTGTCGAATAA